A genomic window from Pecten maximus chromosome 4, xPecMax1.1, whole genome shotgun sequence includes:
- the LOC117325493 gene encoding proteasome subunit beta type-2-like has product MEFLIGIQGKGFILMASDTASCRSIVSMKQDVDKMFKLSDKIIMSISGESGDTVQFAEYISKNVQLYKMRNGYELSPHAAANFTRRNLAEYLRTRSRYTVNLLMAGYDKTEGPSLYYMDYLASMNKCPFAAHGYGSFFVLSILDRYYRDDLSQDEALELLQKCIDEIRKRFIINLPAFKVRVVNKDGVQELPMLKPLAMT; this is encoded by the exons ATGGAGTTTTTAATAGGCATTCAGGGGAAAGGATTTATCCTCATGGCATCAGACACGGCATCATGTCGTAGTATAGTTTCCATGAAACAAG ATGTGGATAAAATGTTCAAGCTGAGTGACAAGATTATTATGTCCATAAGTGGTGAATCTGGAGACACAGTGCAGTTTGCTGAATACATTTCGAAAAATGTGCAGTTGTATAAGATGCGAAATG GTTATGAATTGTCACCACATGCTGCAGCAAACTTTACACGACGAAATTTAGCAGAATATCTCAGAACTCGG TCTAGGTATACAGTGAACCTGTTGATGGCCGGGTATGATAAGACGGAGGGACCATCTCTTTACTACATGGATTATCTAGCATCCATGAACAAATGTCCATTTGCAGCCCATGGCTACGGATCCTTCTTTGTGCTGAGCATCCTAGACAGATACTACAGGGATG ATCTGTCACAGGATGAGGCATTAGAGCTACTTCAGAAATGTATAGATGAG ATAAGGAAGAGATTCATCATAAACCTGCCAGCGTTTAAAGTGCGTGTTGTAAACAAAGATGGTGTTCAGGAACTGCCCATGTTAAAGCCACTGGCTATGACGTGA
- the LOC117325494 gene encoding RNA 3'-terminal phosphate cyclase-like protein, producing MATNTLTYDGCNYLRQRLILATLSGKTVKVRKIRSKEDDPGLKDFEASFIRLLDKLTNGSKIVISETGTSLLYQPGLLIGGKLEHECNTQRSIGYYLEALVCLAPFTKKPIKVVLRGVTNDQIDPSVDLIKLSTIPVLKRFLGTDEGLELKITRRGAAPDGGGEVIFSCPCRQKLRPLQFTDPGKIKRIRGVAWAVRVSPVTTNRIVDSTRSILNKFLPDIYIYTDHFKGSQSGKSPGFGLTLVAETLQGSFLCAEAASNPKGSNKGPTIPEDLGKETAKLLMEEIYRGGCVDSTNQSLTALFMVLGQQDVSKVQMGTLSQYTIQFLRHIRDFLQVMFKVEMEPKKEDEDDLQIGAEKLTLTCVGVGYSNVSKAIM from the exons ATGGCAACAAACACACTAACGTACGACGGTTGCAATTATCTTAGACAAAGGCTGATCTTAGCAACTCTAAGTGGCAAAACAGTCAAAGTGAGAAAGATACGATCAAAAGAAGATGACCCAGGACTGAAAG attttgAAGCAAGTTTCATCAGACTGTTGGACAAATTAACCAACGGTTCTAAGATTGTTATAAGTGAGACAG GAACGAGTCTACTGTACCAGCCAGGACTTCTGATTGGTGGTAAACTTGAACATGAATGCAACACACAGCGCAGCATAGGATACTACTTGGAAGCTCTTGTATGTCTGGCTCCATTCACCAAGAAACCAATCAAGGTTGTGCTTAGAggggtcacaaatgaccaaatTGACCCTTCG GTGGATTTGATCAAGTTATCAACAATACCAGTATTGAAAAGATTTCTGGGAACAGATGAAGGATTGGAACTTAAG ATTACCAGGCGCGGAGCAGCACCAGATGGTGGAGGAGAGGTTATCTTCAGCTGTCCATGTCGACAGAAGCTCAGGCCACTACAGTTTACAGATCCCGGCAAAATCAAACGGATTAGAGGCGTGGC CTGGGCAGTGCGAGTGTCTCCGGTGACGACCAATAGGATTGTAGACTCCACACGCAGCATTCTTAATAAATTCCTGCCTGACATCTACATATACACAGACCATTTCAAAGGCAGCCAGTCTGGAAA gTCTCCAGGGTTTGGATTGACTCTTGTAGCAGAGACCCTCCAAGGGTCGTTTCTATGTGCTGAAGCGGCATCAAATCCTAAGGGGTCCAACAAAGGGCCCACCATACCTGAAGATCTCGGCAAAGAGACAGCTAAGCTTCTCATGGAGGAAATTTACAGG GGAGGGTGTGTGGACTCAACCAATCAAAGTCTGACTGCTTTATTTATGGTGCTGGGACAACAGGATGTATCCAAGGTTCAAATGGGGACACTCTCTCAATATAC GATACAGTTTCTGCGTCACATACGAGACTTTCTACAAGTTATGTTTAAAGTTGAGATGGAACCAAAGAAAGAGGATGAAGATGATTTACAAATTGGTGCAGAAAAACTGACATTGACCTGTGTTGGAGTTGGATATTCGAACGTGAGCAAGGCAATAATGTAA